The following nucleotide sequence is from Planctomycetota bacterium.
GCGCCACCCGGGCGCCGATCGCCCCGCCCTTGTTGCGCAGCGGCGCGTTGGGAGGATACTTGACCTCGGCGATGTCCCCCGCGTCGTAGGACGCCAGGGAGATGAACACGAACATCGCCGCCAGGAAGAAGAAAAGGCCGCCCAGCTCCTTGGCCTTCTCCCGCAGCGGCACCCGGGCCGCCAGCGCCTCGCTCGTCTTCTTGGTGCCCACGTTACCCCCTCGCGAACAGGACCAGGCCCGCGGCCCCCGCCGCGGCGCAATAGGCGGCGAAGATGGAGAGCCGCCCCTTCATGGACAGAATCTCCACCGCCCGGATGGCGAGCAGGCTCACGGCGAACGTGATCGCCACCCCAAGCAATATCGGCAGGGCGTGGATTTCCCCTTCACCCCGCAGCGCGTCCCGGCCCTTGAAGACAAGCGCCCCCGCGATCGCCACCGCCCCCAGGAAGAACGAAAACCGGACCGCGTCCTCCCGGCGAAGCCCGGCCAGGAAACCCGCTCCGATCGTGGAGCCCGAGCGCGAAATCCCCGGCAGAAGCGCGCAGGCCTGCGCCGCTCCGATCCAGAACACCCGTCCCCACGGCGTCTCGGCCAGGGTGAACCGCTCCCGGCCGAGCCGCTCCGCCCCCCACAGGAAGAACCCCGTCACCAGGAGAAGGCCCGACGCCACCCGGAGGTCCGCGTAGAGCGCCTCGATCCGGCTCTTGAAAAGAACCGCCGCGACCACGGCCGGGAGGGATCCGAGCGCCAGGCGTCCCAGCTCCGGCCGCCGCTCCCGGAAAAGCTCCACCCACCGCCGGCGGTAGTACACCAGAATCGCCAGAAGCGATCCGACGTGCAGCGTGATGTCGAAGAAGAGGTCCGGCCCCCGGCCCAGGAAATGCCGCGCGAAGAGAAGATGGGTCTTGGAGGAGACCGGCAGGAACTCCGTCAGTCCCTGCACGACGGCCAGGATCGCCACGAATGAAAGCGGCATGCGTTCCTCCGGAAGAGGGATCGGGGGGGATCGAACTTACGGGCGCCCGGCGGCGATCGCGCCGCGGACCCACCAGCGGCAGAGTTCCTCGGGCGTCTCCAGCCGCAGGAACCGCAGTTCGCGCTTCCAGGCCTCGGCGTCCCGCTCGGGGTCCCCCGTCAGCTCCATGCCGCTGACTTCGCGCAGGGAGTTGACGAGCTCCAGGGACCGGGCTTCCTCTCCGCGCGCGGCGGCCTGAAGGAGCTCGGCGAGCCTGCCCGGCGCGGCCACCACCTGCTGCTCGAATTCGTCGCCCGGATCGCCCATGGCCAGAACGTCCTCGAGGTCCAGCTCCACGAAGGGGGCCGTCCGGCGCTCCAGCTCCGCCGCCAGCTCCTCCAGGCCGGAGAAGCGCGACCAGAGGTATTCCCCCGCTCCTTTGAGGATGCGGATCGCCTCGGCCAGGCGGGCCTGCGCCGTCTCCCGGGGGGCCCGAAAAAAGAAGGACTTGGCGGCGGGGCTTTCGGGAATCGTGTAGGGGACACGATCCTTCTCCCCGAAAAGGAACAGCCAGCCCAGGGCCACGCCGTACTTCATGGAAGCCAGGGGTGGGGCTTCCCGGTTGGGCGTGGCGCGCGGATGGGACGTCGTGCGGAGGATGGATTGAGTGGCCATGATTCCAGCGTAGGGACGCGGACGCGGACTGTCAAATGCTCCGCCCGGCGGCCAGCGCCTCCACGGCGCGGACGATCCATCGGGCCACGGCCTCCTTGCGGGCGCGGCGGAAGCGGCGGACCACGCGCCCCTCCCGATAGGCGACGGCGTTCATCCGGTCGGCCGCGAACGTGCGCGGCGAATTGAGCAGGACCAGGTCGAGATTCTTTCGCTTGTATTTCAGGAGCGCCTGGTGGACGGCGTCCTGGACCTCCAGCGCGAAGCCCACCAGGATGCGCCGCCCCTTGCGCCGGCCGAGGGCCCGCAGGATGTCCGGCGTGCGGACGAGCCGCAGGGTCAGAACGCGGGCGTCCTTCTTGAGCTTGCCGGCGTACCGGCGCGCGGGCCGGTAGTCCCCCACCGCCGCGGTCATCACGACCGCGTCGGCCCCGGGGTACTCGGCCAGGACGGCCCGGCGCATCTCCAGAGCGGTCGTCACCCGGACGGTCCGCACGCCCGGCGGGTCGGGAAGCGCCACGGGTCCGGTCACGAGCGTCACGCGATGGCCGGCGCGCCGCGCGGCCCGGGCGCAGGCGAAGCCCATCTTCCCGCTGGACGGATTGGAGAGGAACCGGACGGCGTCCAGGGGCTCGCGGGTGGGGCCGGCGGTGACCAGGATCCTCATGTCCCCAGGATCTTTTCGGCCTCGGCGACGATCCGGGCGGGCTCGGCCAGGCGTCCCTGGGCGTACGTGCCGCAGGCGAGAAAGCCGGATTCGGGTTCGACGAAGCGCAGTCCCCGGCGGCGGAGCTTTTCGACGTTTTCGCGGACGGCGGGATGGTTCCACATGCGGTCGTTCATGGCGGGGGCCACGAGTACCGGGCAGGCGACCGCCAGGAGGAGGGAGGTGGGCATGTCATCGGCCAGGCCCGCGGCGGCCTTGGCCAGGAAGTTGGCCGTGGCCGGGGCGACGACGACGAGATGGGCCCGGTCGGTGAGCGAAATGTGGGTGGGATCGACCACGCTTTCGAGGTCGAAGGGGTCCACCCAGACGCGCCGGCGGGTGATCGTCTGGAAGGTGAGGGGGCCGATGAACTGCGTCGCCGCGCGGGTCATGGCCACGGTGACGCCCGCTCCCTTCTGGACGAGCCGGGAGACGACCTCGGCGGCCTTGTAGGCGGCGATGGAGCCGGTGACGGCCACGACGATCTCGCGGCCCGCCAGCGGGCCCGCCGATTCCATCGCCGCCGCGCTCACGGGTTCACTCCTTCTTCCGGGAGGCCTTGCGGCCCTCTTCCTTGAGGGCTTCCTCCAGGGGATGGCCCTCCAGCCCGATCTTCCCCTGCCGGATTTCCTCGAGCACCACGTTGATGAGGTTCCGGTCCTCGAGGTCCACGAGCTTCTGAGCGCCCTTGACGAGCTCCTTGAGGCGCTTCTGGATCAGGACGGTGAGCTTGTAGCGCCCGCCGAACTTCTCCGACAGCTGATCGATCTCGGTGCTGGTGAGCATCGCGCACGCTCCTTCAATTCAAAAGTCCGCGGGCCCGGACGGCGGAGAGGATCTCCTCCACCGCCCGCTCCACGCGGTCGTTGACGACGACGAGGTCGTACAGGTGCCGTTCGTTCATCTCCCGTTCGGCGCGCGCCAGGCGCCGCCGGACCTCTTCGGGCGACTCGCTCCGCCGGCCCTCCAGCCGCCGCCGGAGCTCCTGCATGTCGGGCGGCGCCACGAAGACGAACAGGGCCGGCAGCCCCAACGCCCGGACGCTGCGGGCCCCCTGGGGGTCGATGTCCACGAGGACCACCCGCCCCGCCTCGAGCTCGCGTTCGATCGCCGCGCGCGGCGAGCCGTAGAGGTTCCCGTCGATCTCCGCGTACTCCAGGAACTCGCCGCGGGCGATCGCCGCCTCGAACTCGGGCCGCGTCAGGAAGCGGTAATCCCGCCCGTCCACCTCCTGCGGCCGGCGGGCGCGGGTCGTCGTGGTCATGACGCGGACGATTCCCGGGACCTCCCGCAGGCGCCGGGCGATCGTGGTCTTCCCGACGCCGGAGGGCCCCGAGAGCACCAGAAGGGAACCGCGCCCCCGGCTATTCAACGTTCTCCACCTGCTCCTTGATCTTTTCGATCTCCGTTTTGATCTCGACTCCGAGGGCCGAGATCCGCGTGTCGTTGCCCTTCGAAAGGATCGTGTTGGTTTCGCGCCCCATCTCCTGGCAGAGGAAGTCCAGGCGGCGTCCCACCTGGCCTTTGAGGCCCAGGATCTTCCG
It contains:
- a CDS encoding phosphopantothenoylcysteine decarboxylase, translated to MRILVTAGPTREPLDAVRFLSNPSSGKMGFACARAARRAGHRVTLVTGPVALPDPPGVRTVRVTTALEMRRAVLAEYPGADAVVMTAAVGDYRPARRYAGKLKKDARVLTLRLVRTPDILRALGRRKGRRILVGFALEVQDAVHQALLKYKRKNLDLVLLNSPRTFAADRMNAVAYREGRVVRRFRRARKEAVARWIVRAVEALAAGRSI
- a CDS encoding flavoprotein, with translation MSAAAMESAGPLAGREIVVAVTGSIAAYKAAEVVSRLVQKGAGVTVAMTRAATQFIGPLTFQTITRRRVWVDPFDLESVVDPTHISLTDRAHLVVVAPATANFLAKAAAGLADDMPTSLLLAVACPVLVAPAMNDRMWNHPAVRENVEKLRRRGLRFVEPESGFLACGTYAQGRLAEPARIVAEAEKILGT
- the gmk gene encoding guanylate kinase, producing MNSRGRGSLLVLSGPSGVGKTTIARRLREVPGIVRVMTTTTRARRPQEVDGRDYRFLTRPEFEAAIARGEFLEYAEIDGNLYGSPRAAIERELEAGRVVLVDIDPQGARSVRALGLPALFVFVAPPDMQELRRRLEGRRSESPEEVRRRLARAEREMNERHLYDLVVVNDRVERAVEEILSAVRARGLLN
- a CDS encoding DNA-directed RNA polymerase subunit omega, coding for MLTSTEIDQLSEKFGGRYKLTVLIQKRLKELVKGAQKLVDLEDRNLINVVLEEIRQGKIGLEGHPLEEALKEEGRKASRKKE
- a CDS encoding undecaprenyl-diphosphate phosphatase, yielding MPLSFVAILAVVQGLTEFLPVSSKTHLLFARHFLGRGPDLFFDITLHVGSLLAILVYYRRRWVELFRERRPELGRLALGSLPAVVAAVLFKSRIEALYADLRVASGLLLVTGFFLWGAERLGRERFTLAETPWGRVFWIGAAQACALLPGISRSGSTIGAGFLAGLRREDAVRFSFFLGAVAIAGALVFKGRDALRGEGEIHALPILLGVAITFAVSLLAIRAVEILSMKGRLSIFAAYCAAAGAAGLVLFARG